Proteins found in one Rhodobacteraceae bacterium D3-12 genomic segment:
- a CDS encoding DNA-3-methyladenine glycosylase 2 family protein gives MSVGRVITGPECVREGAEWLAVRDAGMAEAFAAVDEVPLRLKPDGFGAVLSAIVSQQVSVASAQAIWGRCCDAGLTEEAAVLAAGEEGLRAVGLSRPKQRYALALAGAGIDYAALRERSSDEVIATLVAVPGIGAWTAEIYAMFSLGRADVFAPGDLALQEAARLLYGLEARPKERAFREMAEIWAPWRSVAARLLWAYYRVAKAREGIR, from the coding sequence ATGAGCGTGGGGCGTGTCATCACCGGGCCGGAATGTGTGCGCGAAGGGGCCGAGTGGTTGGCGGTGCGGGATGCGGGCATGGCAGAGGCGTTTGCCGCCGTGGATGAGGTGCCGCTGCGCCTCAAGCCCGACGGGTTTGGCGCGGTGTTGAGCGCGATCGTGAGCCAGCAGGTAAGCGTGGCCTCGGCGCAAGCGATCTGGGGGCGGTGTTGCGATGCCGGGTTGACCGAGGAAGCGGCGGTTTTGGCGGCGGGGGAAGAGGGGCTGCGCGCAGTTGGGCTGAGCCGCCCCAAGCAACGCTATGCATTGGCGCTGGCGGGGGCGGGGATTGATTATGCCGCATTGCGCGAGCGATCCAGCGATGAGGTGATAGCCACGCTGGTCGCGGTTCCGGGGATCGGCGCGTGGACGGCGGAAATTTACGCGATGTTCAGCCTTGGGCGGGCGGATGTGTTTGCGCCCGGCGATCTTGCTTTGCAGGAGGCGGCGCGGTTGCTCTACGGCTTGGAGGCGCGGCCCAAGGAGCGGGCGTTTCGCGAGATGGCCGAAATCTGGGCGCCGTGGCGATCGGTTGCGGCGCGATTGCTCTGGGCCTATTACCGGGTGGCAAAGGCGAGGGAAGGTATCAGATGA
- a CDS encoding alpha/beta fold hydrolase has translation MTRVLKAGRKGPESGTTRSVVVFLHGYGANGADLLGLADPLGEHLPDTLFVAPDAPENCPGAPMGYQWFPIPWIDGSSEEESERSMQAAVEDLNAFLDALLVDEDLLPEQMVLFGFSQGTMMSLHVAPRREDEIAGIVAFSGRVLSPELLVDEAVSKPPVLLVHGDADDVVPPQSLPEAADALQAAGFKEVYAHVMKGTGHGIAPDGLSVALAFMRDKLGL, from the coding sequence ATGACACGGGTTTTGAAGGCAGGCCGCAAGGGGCCGGAATCGGGGACGACGCGGTCTGTCGTGGTGTTCCTGCATGGGTATGGCGCGAATGGCGCGGATTTGCTGGGCTTGGCGGATCCGCTGGGCGAGCATTTGCCGGACACATTGTTTGTGGCCCCGGATGCGCCGGAGAACTGCCCCGGCGCGCCGATGGGATACCAGTGGTTTCCGATTCCGTGGATAGACGGGTCGAGCGAAGAAGAATCAGAGCGCAGCATGCAGGCGGCGGTCGAGGATTTGAACGCATTCCTTGACGCGCTGTTGGTGGACGAGGATCTGTTGCCCGAGCAGATGGTGCTGTTCGGGTTCAGCCAAGGCACGATGATGAGCCTGCATGTGGCGCCGCGCCGCGAGGACGAGATCGCCGGGATTGTCGCGTTTTCGGGGCGGGTGTTGTCGCCCGAATTGCTGGTGGATGAGGCGGTGTCGAAACCGCCCGTTCTGCTGGTGCATGGCGATGCGGATGATGTGGTGCCGCCGCAGTCTTTGCCCGAGGCCGCCGATGCCTTGCAAGCGGCGGGGTTCAAGGAGGTCTATGCCCATGTCATGAAGGGCACCGGCCATGGGATCGCGCCGGATGGGCTGTCTGTGGCGCTGGCGTTTATGCGCGACAAGCTGGGCCTTTAG
- a CDS encoding TraR/DksA C4-type zinc finger protein, translating into MHDQSVEDFRALIAARLAEIDAEDALGADGQQTVTLDQQSVGRLSRMDALQNQAMAKATQARRDLERARLAAALARMDEGEFGFCEDCGDKIPDGRLRLDPAATRCVSCLSG; encoded by the coding sequence GTGCATGACCAAAGCGTCGAGGATTTCCGCGCCCTGATCGCCGCCCGTCTTGCCGAAATCGACGCCGAAGACGCGCTAGGCGCCGATGGGCAGCAAACCGTGACGCTTGATCAACAATCGGTTGGCCGCCTGTCGCGCATGGACGCTCTGCAAAATCAGGCCATGGCCAAGGCAACACAAGCCCGCCGCGACCTCGAACGCGCGCGCCTCGCCGCGGCCCTCGCCCGGATGGACGAGGGCGAGTTCGGCTTTTGCGAAGACTGCGGCGACAAAATCCCAGACGGGCGCTTGCGGCTTGATCCCGCCGCCACGCGCTGCGTGTCCTGCCTGTCGGGATAA
- the cysE gene encoding serine O-acetyltransferase, whose amino-acid sequence MAETREKLAELDPVWAQLVKEAEAAVKDEPLLGGLVHSSVLYHGSLERALSYRISMKLASSEMPEQLIREICDEAHQSDASIATDARADIAAVYDRDPACHRFLQPLLFFKGFQAVQAYRVAHWLWATGRKDLAYFFQMRVSEVFGIDIHPAATIGKGIMIDHAHSIVIGETAVVGDNVSLLHSVTLGGTGKEDEDRHPKIGDGVLIGAGAKVLGNISVGNCSRIAAGSVVLTDVPPCKTVAGVPARIVGEAGCAQPSVTMDQLLKSGA is encoded by the coding sequence ATGGCTGAAACACGCGAAAAACTAGCCGAGCTTGACCCGGTCTGGGCACAGCTCGTGAAAGAGGCCGAAGCGGCCGTGAAGGATGAGCCGCTTTTGGGCGGGCTGGTGCATTCCAGCGTGCTCTACCATGGCTCACTTGAGCGGGCGTTGTCGTATCGGATTTCGATGAAGCTGGCCTCTAGCGAGATGCCGGAGCAGTTGATCCGCGAGATTTGCGATGAAGCGCATCAGAGCGATGCGTCGATTGCCACGGATGCGCGGGCCGATATTGCCGCAGTGTATGACCGTGATCCCGCGTGCCACCGGTTCTTACAACCCTTGTTGTTTTTCAAGGGGTTCCAAGCGGTTCAAGCCTATCGCGTGGCGCATTGGCTGTGGGCAACCGGGCGCAAGGATTTGGCGTATTTCTTTCAGATGCGGGTGTCGGAGGTGTTTGGCATCGACATTCACCCGGCGGCAACGATCGGAAAGGGGATCATGATTGATCACGCCCATTCCATTGTGATCGGCGAAACCGCCGTTGTTGGTGACAACGTGTCGTTGCTGCATTCCGTAACGCTGGGCGGGACTGGCAAGGAGGACGAGGACCGTCACCCCAAGATTGGCGATGGTGTTCTGATCGGAGCCGGGGCGAAGGTTTTGGGCAATATCTCGGTGGGCAATTGCTCACGTATTGCTGCGGGGTCGGTGGTGTTGACCGATGTGCCGCCGTGCAAAACGGTGGCCGGAGTTCCGGCGCGGATTGTGGGCGAGGCTGGCTGTGCACAGCCATCTGTGACCATGGACCAGTTGTTGAAGAGCGGCGCGTAA
- a CDS encoding M20/M25/M40 family metallo-hydrolase, with protein sequence MSLTDVLNRIDHDLPAATARLLDLLRIPSVSTDPAYKADCDRAADWLVADLQSLGAQAEKHPTPGHPMVVGHIDGPGPHLLFYGHYDVQPIDPMELWDRDPFDPAIEDTADGQVIRGRGSSDDKGQLMTFVEACRAWKAEHDSLPCKITFFFEGEEESGSPSLVPYMKEHADELKADIALICDTGLFESRVPAITTMLRGLLGEDFTITGPTRDLHSGMYGGLAMNPIRVLTKILAGLHDDTGAITLDGFYDGVPELPDEIRAQWQGLNFDHAKFLGDVGLSGPAGESDRTPLEQIWSRPTCDVNGIWGGYTGDGFKTVLPSQASAKVSFRLVGTQDPDAIRKTFRSYLESHLPEGFTVEYRTDKGAPASQMSINDPAFEKARLALTDEWPDPASYIGCGGSIPIAGYFQDILDMDAMLIGFGRDDDQIHSPNEKYNLESFHKGTRSWARILDALSK encoded by the coding sequence ATGTCGTTAACCGACGTTCTCAACCGTATTGATCATGACCTTCCCGCCGCAACCGCGCGGCTGCTCGACCTATTGCGCATCCCTTCGGTGTCCACCGATCCGGCCTATAAGGCCGACTGCGACCGCGCCGCCGACTGGCTTGTTGCTGACCTGCAAAGCCTTGGCGCACAGGCCGAAAAACACCCCACACCCGGCCACCCGATGGTCGTCGGCCATATTGACGGACCCGGCCCGCATCTTCTGTTTTATGGCCACTATGACGTGCAACCCATTGATCCGATGGAGCTTTGGGACCGCGACCCGTTTGATCCCGCGATCGAAGACACCGCCGATGGACAGGTTATCCGCGGCCGCGGCTCTTCTGATGACAAGGGCCAGCTGATGACCTTCGTCGAGGCCTGCCGCGCTTGGAAAGCCGAACACGATAGCCTGCCGTGCAAGATCACCTTTTTCTTTGAAGGCGAGGAAGAAAGCGGCTCCCCCTCCCTTGTGCCTTACATGAAGGAACACGCGGACGAATTGAAAGCTGACATCGCGCTAATTTGTGACACCGGCCTGTTCGAAAGCCGCGTTCCGGCCATCACCACCATGTTGCGTGGCCTTCTGGGCGAAGATTTCACTATCACCGGCCCCACGCGTGACCTGCATTCCGGCATGTATGGCGGCCTCGCAATGAACCCGATTCGGGTTCTCACCAAAATCCTCGCCGGTCTGCATGACGACACCGGCGCGATCACCCTTGATGGCTTTTACGACGGCGTGCCCGAACTTCCCGACGAAATTCGGGCTCAATGGCAGGGGCTGAACTTTGACCACGCCAAATTTCTCGGCGATGTCGGCCTGTCCGGCCCCGCGGGCGAGTCCGACCGCACCCCGCTCGAACAAATCTGGTCGCGCCCGACCTGCGATGTAAACGGCATATGGGGCGGCTATACCGGAGATGGCTTCAAAACCGTCCTGCCCAGTCAAGCCAGCGCCAAGGTCAGCTTCCGCCTCGTCGGCACACAAGACCCCGACGCCATTCGCAAGACTTTCCGAAGCTATCTTGAAAGCCACCTGCCCGAAGGCTTCACCGTCGAATACCGCACGGACAAGGGCGCGCCCGCCTCGCAAATGTCGATCAACGATCCGGCGTTCGAAAAGGCCCGCCTCGCGCTCACTGACGAATGGCCCGACCCCGCCTCCTATATCGGCTGTGGCGGCTCCATCCCAATCGCCGGGTATTTTCAGGATATTCTCGATATGGATGCCATGCTGATCGGTTTTGGCCGCGACGATGACCAGATTCATTCCCCGAACGAGAAATACAATCTCGAAAGCTTCCACAAAGGCACCCGTAGCTGGGCACGCATTCTGGACGCATTGTCCAAATAG
- the hemA gene encoding 5-aminolevulinate synthase: protein MDYTAQLDKAISDLHEEGRYRTFIDIERKNGNFPHATWKRPDGSEQPITVWCGNDYLGMGQHPDVLNAMHEAIDATGAGSGGTRNISGTTVYHKALEAELADLHGKEAALVFTSAYIANDATLSTLPKLFPGLIIYSDALNHASMIEGVRRNGGAKRIFRHNDVEHLRELLAADDPKAPKLIAFESVYSMDGDFGPIEEICDLADEFGALTYIDEVHAVGMYGPRGAGVAERDRLMHRLDIINGTLAKAFGVMGGYIAASAKMCDAVRSYAPGFIFSTSLAPAIAAGAQASVRHMKSDTALRERHQEQAKILKTRLKGLGLPIIDHGSHIVPVIVGDPVHTKKLSDMLLEQFGIYVQPINFPTVPRGTERLRFTPSPVHGPDEIDALVNAMDNLWAQCALNRAEMAG, encoded by the coding sequence GTGGATTATACCGCACAGCTGGACAAGGCGATCAGTGATCTGCACGAGGAAGGGCGCTATCGCACTTTCATCGACATTGAGCGCAAGAATGGGAATTTCCCGCACGCCACATGGAAGCGTCCAGATGGGAGCGAGCAACCGATCACGGTATGGTGCGGCAATGACTATCTTGGGATGGGGCAGCATCCAGACGTATTGAACGCAATGCATGAGGCGATTGACGCCACTGGTGCGGGCTCGGGCGGAACGCGCAATATTTCCGGCACGACGGTCTATCACAAGGCACTTGAGGCGGAATTGGCTGATTTGCACGGCAAAGAGGCGGCTTTGGTCTTTACCTCGGCCTATATCGCCAATGACGCAACGCTTTCGACGTTGCCCAAGCTGTTTCCCGGTCTCATCATCTATTCGGATGCTTTGAACCATGCCTCAATGATCGAGGGGGTGCGGCGCAATGGCGGTGCCAAGCGGATTTTCCGGCACAATGACGTGGAACACCTGCGTGAATTGCTGGCAGCCGATGACCCGAAGGCGCCCAAGCTGATCGCCTTTGAATCGGTGTATTCGATGGATGGCGATTTTGGCCCGATTGAAGAGATTTGCGACCTTGCCGATGAGTTTGGTGCGCTGACCTATATCGACGAGGTGCATGCGGTGGGCATGTATGGCCCGCGTGGCGCAGGTGTGGCCGAGCGTGATCGGCTGATGCACCGTCTCGATATTATCAATGGCACGCTGGCCAAGGCGTTTGGCGTCATGGGGGGCTATATCGCCGCGTCTGCCAAGATGTGCGATGCGGTGCGGTCCTATGCGCCGGGCTTCATCTTTTCGACCTCGCTTGCGCCGGCAATTGCTGCGGGGGCGCAGGCGAGTGTGCGCCACATGAAGAGCGATACGGCGCTGCGAGAGCGCCATCAGGAGCAGGCGAAAATCCTGAAAACCCGGCTCAAGGGGCTCGGTTTGCCGATCATTGATCATGGCTCGCATATTGTGCCGGTGATCGTGGGCGATCCGGTGCATACCAAAAAGCTGTCGGATATGCTGCTTGAGCAGTTTGGAATTTACGTTCAGCCGATCAACTTCCCCACGGTGCCGCGCGGCACCGAGCGTCTGCGCTTTACCCCATCGCCGGTGCATGGCCCGGATGAGATTGATGCATTGGTCAATGCAATGGATAATCTTTGGGCGCAGTGTGCGCTGAATCGTGCCGAAATGGCCGGTTAG
- a CDS encoding DUF4115 domain-containing protein: MIGRRNKRETEKEEVDPKWFDDFDLRLGDLMRGERATLGKSLLDVQRELRIKAAYIAAIENADPSAFDTPGFIAGYVRSYARYLNMDPDRAFAAFCKESGFSTAHGMSAAASTIRKPIEKEMKGSALGRTDTDPFGRSKIGYSPVSDSFLSRVEPRAVGSLLVLVALVGALGFGGWTVLNEVQRVQVAPVDHTPNVLAELDPLEAAAPKRDVVAGLGDGGAIASGVFAPPSDSLDKLYRPQALDVPVMVARDAPISTLDPASIGTFAQVEGTSNPVAAAPAGVTSPIATPQVVTQQPEGVVLFAVRPAWVRIRAVDGTVIFEGTLDAGGEYTLPVDVEAPTLQAGMSGSLYVEIDGELFGPVGQGTATVRNLSMARADLLADQQPADFTQDPELSKVIALAEAQSLQPEPQD, translated from the coding sequence ATGATCGGGCGCAGAAACAAGCGCGAGACCGAGAAAGAAGAGGTCGATCCGAAATGGTTCGACGACTTCGATTTGCGGCTCGGGGACCTGATGCGAGGCGAACGCGCCACGCTGGGGAAGTCCCTGCTTGATGTGCAGCGTGAACTTCGGATCAAGGCGGCCTATATCGCGGCGATTGAAAACGCTGATCCTTCTGCATTTGACACGCCCGGTTTCATTGCCGGCTATGTGCGCTCCTATGCGCGCTATCTTAACATGGACCCGGATCGGGCCTTTGCCGCCTTCTGTAAGGAAAGCGGATTTTCGACGGCGCATGGCATGTCGGCTGCGGCTTCGACCATTCGCAAGCCGATCGAAAAAGAGATGAAGGGGAGCGCCCTTGGGCGCACGGATACCGATCCGTTTGGGCGCTCAAAAATCGGCTATTCGCCGGTGAGCGACAGTTTCCTGTCGCGGGTCGAGCCGCGTGCGGTCGGCTCGCTTTTGGTATTGGTTGCGCTTGTCGGCGCGTTGGGTTTTGGCGGTTGGACCGTTTTGAACGAAGTGCAGCGCGTGCAGGTCGCCCCGGTGGACCACACGCCCAATGTTTTGGCCGAGCTGGACCCGCTTGAAGCTGCAGCGCCCAAGCGTGATGTGGTTGCTGGCTTGGGCGATGGTGGCGCGATTGCCAGCGGCGTTTTTGCACCGCCATCGGATTCACTGGACAAGCTTTACCGCCCGCAAGCTCTTGATGTGCCGGTAATGGTGGCGCGGGATGCGCCGATTTCGACGCTGGATCCCGCGTCTATCGGGACATTCGCGCAAGTCGAAGGCACCAGCAATCCGGTGGCCGCAGCGCCAGCGGGTGTCACGAGCCCGATTGCGACGCCGCAAGTGGTGACGCAACAGCCGGAAGGTGTGGTTTTGTTTGCGGTGCGCCCGGCGTGGGTTCGTATCCGCGCGGTGGACGGCACGGTGATTTTCGAAGGCACGCTGGACGCGGGCGGTGAATACACCCTTCCGGTCGATGTTGAAGCGCCGACGTTGCAGGCGGGCATGTCAGGGTCGCTTTATGTCGAGATCGACGGCGAATTGTTTGGCCCGGTGGGGCAGGGGACGGCGACGGTGCGCAACCTCTCGATGGCGCGGGCCGATCTTTTGGCCGACCAACAGCCGGCCGATTTCACCCAAGATCCCGAGCTGAGCAAGGTCATCGCATTGGCCGAGGCACAATCATTGCAGCCAGAGCCGCAAGACTGA
- the ispG gene encoding flavodoxin-dependent (E)-4-hydroxy-3-methylbut-2-enyl-diphosphate synthase, producing MSINHVRPWRNIERRKSRQIFVGNVPVGGDAPIAVQTMTNTPTTDVAATVAQVQAAAEAGADLVRVSVPDEPSAKALKEIVAESPVPIIADIHFHYRRGIEAAEAGAACLRINPGNIGSEERVREVIAAARDHGCSMRIGVNAGSLEKHLLEKYGEPCPDAMVESGLEHIRILQDHDFHDFKISVKASDVFMSATAYQMLAEATDAPIHLGITEAGGFVSGTIKSAIGLGNLLWMGIGDTLRVSLSADPVEEVKVGFEILKSLGLRHRGVNIISCPSCARQGFDVIKTVEALEHRLAHIHTPMSLSIIGCVVNGPGEALMTDVGFTGGGAGSGMVYLAGKQDHKMDNEKMVDHIVGLVEKRAAEIDAAEAEAAEAAE from the coding sequence ATGTCGATCAACCATGTCCGTCCGTGGCGCAATATTGAACGCCGCAAGAGTCGCCAGATTTTCGTAGGCAACGTGCCGGTGGGCGGGGATGCGCCGATTGCGGTGCAAACCATGACCAACACGCCAACCACAGATGTCGCGGCGACGGTGGCACAGGTGCAGGCCGCAGCCGAGGCAGGGGCGGATTTGGTTCGGGTGTCAGTGCCGGATGAGCCTTCGGCGAAGGCGCTGAAAGAGATTGTCGCAGAAAGCCCGGTGCCGATCATCGCCGACATCCATTTCCATTACCGCCGCGGGATTGAAGCGGCCGAGGCTGGGGCAGCCTGTCTTCGGATCAATCCGGGCAATATTGGCAGCGAAGAGCGTGTGCGCGAGGTGATCGCGGCCGCACGGGATCACGGGTGTTCCATGCGGATCGGGGTGAACGCGGGCAGTTTGGAAAAGCACCTGCTTGAAAAATACGGTGAGCCGTGCCCCGATGCGATGGTCGAAAGCGGCTTGGAACATATCCGCATTTTGCAGGATCACGATTTCCACGATTTCAAGATCAGTGTCAAAGCGTCGGATGTGTTCATGTCGGCGACGGCCTATCAGATGCTGGCCGAGGCGACGGACGCGCCTATTCACCTTGGCATCACCGAGGCCGGTGGTTTCGTGTCGGGCACGATCAAGAGTGCGATCGGGTTGGGCAACCTGCTTTGGATGGGGATTGGCGATACGTTGCGCGTGTCGCTGTCTGCCGATCCGGTTGAAGAGGTGAAGGTTGGCTTTGAAATTCTCAAATCCTTGGGGCTGCGCCACCGGGGGGTGAACATTATTTCCTGTCCGTCCTGTGCGCGGCAGGGATTTGACGTGATCAAAACCGTTGAGGCGCTGGAGCACCGGTTGGCGCATATCCACACGCCGATGAGCCTGTCGATCATCGGCTGTGTGGTGAACGGGCCGGGTGAGGCGCTTATGACCGATGTTGGGTTCACTGGTGGTGGGGCCGGGTCGGGTATGGTCTATCTTGCCGGGAAACAGGATCACAAGATGGACAACGAGAAGATGGTCGATCACATTGTCGGTCTGGTCGAAAAACGCGCAGCAGAGATTGACGCAGCCGAAGCCGAAGCGGCGGAAGCCGCCGAATAG
- a CDS encoding DsbA family protein: MIRHLTAALALSLALTSPAASFDLKSMNAAERDALHAEIRAYLLQNPEVIMEAVAVLEKREAEQKGQLDKALVAANADALFNDPNSWVGGNPEGDITLVEFVDYRCGYCRKAHDEVAALLKSDGNIRMIVKDFPILGEASTQSARFAIAVRQLAGDDAYHAAGEALIRLKGQPSEPALSRLAETLGLDAKAVIARMSSDEVSAVIAANHALGQKLQINGTPTFVMNDEMLRGYLPLQGMRALAAELRAKG; encoded by the coding sequence ATGATACGTCACCTCACCGCCGCTCTTGCGCTTTCGCTAGCTTTGACCAGCCCGGCAGCAAGCTTTGATCTCAAATCCATGAACGCGGCCGAACGCGACGCGCTTCATGCCGAGATCCGCGCCTATCTTCTGCAAAACCCAGAAGTCATCATGGAAGCGGTCGCCGTTCTGGAAAAACGCGAGGCCGAACAAAAAGGCCAATTGGACAAGGCGCTTGTCGCTGCGAATGCCGATGCGCTCTTTAACGACCCCAACTCATGGGTCGGTGGCAATCCCGAAGGCGACATCACGCTGGTTGAATTCGTCGACTACCGCTGTGGCTATTGCCGCAAAGCCCATGACGAAGTCGCCGCTTTGCTCAAATCCGATGGCAACATCCGCATGATTGTAAAAGACTTCCCCATTCTGGGCGAGGCTTCGACCCAATCGGCACGCTTTGCCATTGCCGTGCGCCAACTCGCCGGGGATGACGCCTATCACGCCGCTGGCGAAGCTCTGATCCGCCTCAAGGGGCAGCCAAGCGAACCCGCGCTATCGCGTCTGGCTGAAACGCTTGGGCTTGATGCAAAAGCCGTGATTGCACGCATGTCCTCCGATGAGGTCAGCGCCGTGATCGCCGCCAATCACGCGCTTGGCCAGAAACTACAGATCAACGGCACGCCGACATTTGTCATGAATGATGAAATGCTGCGTGGCTACCTGCCACTGCAGGGGATGCGCGCCCTCGCAGCCGAGCTCCGCGCCAAAGGATGA
- a CDS encoding M48 family metalloprotease, whose translation MQRLVSMCAILAFLGALSLPARAITLLRDPDVEHALAQLAKPILTAAGLSPLRVKILVVKDRNLNAFVIDANHIFIHSGMISRLKTAAELQAVIAHEAAHIAHGHIARRTLNARSAKNIAGLGLALAAAAAAGGNSQAAAAIGIGVGSSASRVFFSHTRAEEASADQSAVRYMVRAGVDPQGAVRVMEIFNGQELVSANRQDPYARSHPMSRDRLRHVKALANSHSGKVRNSATADYWFDRAKGKLTGFLRAPKWTRQRAKESAAEDIRLMRIAVSYHRDSNTAKAIKTMQALLARKPKDPFYHELYGQILLESRKTNAALKAYRNAVNLAPRNALILGSYGRALLVTGQAKSALPILEKAHARDGQDARVLRDLAQSYAKINKPGMAALLTAERHALKGRMKDAGILAKRAVGLLPRGSSGWQRAQDVLSAAEAAAAN comes from the coding sequence ATGCAGCGTCTCGTCAGCATGTGCGCCATTCTCGCCTTTCTGGGCGCGCTAAGCCTGCCTGCCCGCGCTATAACCCTGCTGCGCGACCCCGATGTCGAACATGCGCTGGCACAATTGGCCAAGCCGATTTTGACGGCGGCTGGCCTGTCGCCGCTGCGGGTGAAAATCCTCGTGGTAAAGGATCGCAACCTCAACGCCTTTGTGATTGATGCCAACCACATTTTCATTCACTCGGGCATGATCTCCCGGCTCAAAACCGCCGCCGAACTGCAAGCCGTCATTGCCCATGAGGCCGCCCATATCGCCCACGGGCACATCGCGCGGCGCACGCTTAATGCGCGTTCGGCCAAGAATATCGCGGGGCTCGGCCTTGCCTTGGCCGCAGCAGCCGCCGCCGGGGGCAATTCACAAGCCGCCGCCGCTATTGGCATCGGGGTGGGCAGCTCTGCGAGCCGCGTGTTTTTCTCTCACACCCGTGCCGAAGAGGCCTCGGCCGATCAATCCGCCGTGCGCTATATGGTCCGTGCCGGGGTTGATCCCCAAGGGGCCGTGCGCGTCATGGAAATCTTCAACGGCCAAGAGCTTGTTTCGGCCAACCGCCAAGACCCCTATGCCCGCTCACACCCGATGTCGCGCGACCGCCTGCGCCATGTCAAAGCCCTCGCCAACAGCCACAGCGGCAAAGTCAGGAACAGCGCCACCGCCGATTACTGGTTTGATCGCGCCAAGGGCAAGCTCACCGGCTTTTTGCGCGCCCCGAAATGGACCCGCCAACGGGCCAAGGAGTCAGCTGCCGAAGACATCCGCCTGATGCGCATCGCGGTCAGCTATCACCGGGACAGCAATACCGCCAAAGCCATCAAAACCATGCAGGCGTTGCTGGCTCGCAAGCCAAAAGACCCGTTCTATCACGAACTTTACGGCCAAATCCTTTTGGAAAGCCGCAAGACGAACGCCGCGCTCAAAGCCTATCGTAACGCGGTTAACCTCGCCCCGCGAAACGCCCTTATCCTCGGAAGCTACGGCCGCGCTCTGCTTGTCACCGGCCAGGCTAAATCCGCGCTGCCCATCCTTGAAAAAGCCCACGCCCGCGATGGTCAGGACGCCCGCGTCCTGCGCGACCTCGCGCAATCATATGCGAAGATTAACAAGCCCGGTATGGCCGCGCTTCTCACAGCCGAGCGTCATGCCCTCAAAGGCCGGATGAAAGACGCCGGCATTCTCGCCAAACGCGCGGTAGGACTTTTGCCGCGCGGATCATCTGGTTGGCAACGTGCGCAGGATGTGCTTTCTGCTGCCGAAGCTGCCGCCGCCAACTGA
- a CDS encoding aminotransferase class I/II-fold pyridoxal phosphate-dependent enzyme: MRNSRRGAVDPFIVMDVMEAARRAEEAGRHIIHMEVGQPGTPAPKAARSALAKAMEEDPLGYSVALGLPALRARIARHYGERYGVALGPERVIVTPGSSGAFILAFTALFDAGNRVGIGQPGYPSYRQILKALDVEPVSIATRPENRLQPVASELEGLDLQGLMVASPANPSGTMLDRAAMEALISACAAQGAAFISDEIYHGIEYEAKAVTALEITDECYVINSFSKYFSMTGWRVGWMVVPPDHVRIIERLAQNMFICAPHAAQVVALAAMDCDDELDGNLEVYAKNRAMMMAGLPKAKFDRIAPPDGAFYVYADVSHMTDDSRAFAAELLEHAGVAVTPGLDFDPERGGGTLRFSYARSSEDIEEGLTRLQRYMAQRG; encoded by the coding sequence ATGCGAAACTCAAGGCGCGGTGCGGTCGATCCCTTTATTGTGATGGATGTGATGGAGGCTGCGCGGCGGGCCGAAGAGGCGGGGCGCCACATTATTCATATGGAAGTGGGGCAGCCGGGAACACCAGCGCCGAAAGCCGCGCGCAGTGCCTTGGCCAAAGCGATGGAAGAAGACCCGCTGGGATATTCCGTGGCGCTTGGCCTGCCGGCGTTGCGGGCACGAATCGCTCGGCACTATGGTGAGCGGTACGGTGTTGCGCTTGGCCCTGAGCGGGTGATTGTCACGCCGGGGTCGTCTGGCGCGTTTATTTTGGCGTTTACGGCGTTGTTTGATGCGGGGAACCGGGTTGGCATTGGTCAGCCGGGGTATCCATCCTACCGCCAAATCCTCAAGGCGCTGGATGTGGAGCCGGTGAGCATCGCAACACGGCCCGAGAACCGATTGCAACCGGTTGCAAGCGAACTGGAGGGTTTGGACTTGCAAGGGTTGATGGTGGCATCACCGGCGAACCCGTCGGGCACAATGCTTGACCGCGCGGCGATGGAGGCCTTGATTTCAGCGTGCGCAGCGCAGGGTGCTGCGTTTATCAGCGACGAAATTTATCACGGTATCGAATATGAGGCGAAAGCGGTGACCGCGTTGGAAATCACCGATGAGTGCTATGTGATCAATTCGTTTTCCAAGTATTTTTCGATGACCGGCTGGCGTGTGGGCTGGATGGTTGTGCCGCCGGATCATGTGCGCATCATTGAACGGCTGGCGCAGAACATGTTTATTTGCGCGCCTCATGCGGCGCAGGTCGTGGCATTGGCGGCGATGGATTGTGACGATGAGTTGGACGGGAACCTTGAGGTTTATGCCAAGAACCGCGCTATGATGATGGCGGGGTTGCCGAAAGCCAAGTTTGACCGGATCGCGCCGCCGGATGGCGCGTTTTACGTTTACGCCGATGTCTCGCACATGACGGATGACAGCAGGGCGTTTGCGGCGGAATTGCTTGAACATGCCGGGGTTGCGGTGACGCCGGGATTGGATTTTGATCCTGAACGGGGCGGCGGCACCTTGCGGTTTTCCTATGCCAGATCGAGCGAAGACATCGAGGAAGGTTTGACCCGCTTGCAACGCTACATGGCGCAACGCGGATGA